The nucleotide sequence TTTGTTATCTAGTTTTTAGGAGAAAACGTTGTGGGGTAGTTCCtaatttttagcttaagtttgctatatttttttgttataaaaaGACTACAGTTGCAGCATTGTAGTCAATCAGCCAAGCAATTTCTTTTCACGTCTATTGCCTCTTTCTCTACTCTATTTTTCACTTCGAAATTTACATCCTTCTCTGATCAGTTTTTCTATCAGTGGTATCAGGAGCAAGGTGAGatccagaaaaaagaaaaaccatgcgagagagagagagagtttacccaaaaacaaaaaattgttCTTCATCTATGACGTCAGAGAGCAATTTTGTGCAAGTAGCTATTCCCTGTTTTGATGGTCACTATGACAATTGGAGTATGCTGATGGAGAATTTCTTAAGGTCGAAAGAGTATTGGCCAATTGTTGAAGAGGGCATTAAAGCGCCAACAGTAGGCGAAACTTTGACGGATGCTCAAAAGACACTGAGTTTGAAGCAAGAAAGCTGAAAGATTTAAAGGCAAAAAATTATCTCTTTCAGGCTATTGAGCGTCCCATCTTGGAAACCATTCATTGCAAAGAAACTTCCAAGGATATATGGGATTCCATGAAGAAAAAGTATCAAGGCTCTACAAGAGTGAAGCGAGCACAACTTCAAGCCTTGAGGAGGGACTTCGAAACCTTGCAGATGAAGGACGGAGGATTCGTCACCAACTACTATGCTAGAACTATGGAGATATGGAACAAGATGCGATTCCATGGTGATAACATGGGCGATGCCATAATAGTGGAAAAGATATTGTGCTCTCTGACACCAAAGTATGATTATGTCGTTTGCTCCATTGAGGAGTCAAAAGACATAGATGTCCTATCGCTTGACGAATTACAGAGCTCCTTATTGGTGCATGAGCAGAAGATGAACCGTAGTTCAACTTCCGATGAGCAGGCTTTGAAGGTTTCTACTTTTATATCTTCTTCTAATTCCAGAGGAAGGggtggaggtagaggtcgaggcagaggaaGAGGAGATCGTGGAGGTAGAGATTCTAGTAGGAATTTCAAAGCAAATAATGACCAATCTCAAGGCAAAGGCAGAGGTCAAGATCATGACAAATTCAAGATAGAGTGCTATAGATGTCATAAATTTATTCATTACGCATCTGAATGTTATactgttattcccggtcaatattgctgtatttgtaaatattaattctgcaaaatataagttaacgtaatgaaacaataataataaattcgagcccactgaattcacagtgtttccttaaagaatttaatcccctcctagtacccaaggtaatggattatttcctcccaggatagaacgaataatacactggtgtagcggtacttcaaaccccagtgtttcggcaaacacaaagttcggtagcaaatcacacttacagttgctttgtttgaagttaaaaaacaatgcagaacgaaggagtatatactcagaaaaaagtatggaagttctgagaggaaggagtgcaatgtatagccaatttgttgagcgaattgtatgttgagttttgtatctttcttcaacatttgctgctcatatatatagcagccaagaaggagtgcaagaccaaacgtccacccttcatggtggagcaagcattacatatttgtggagcaagcacttcatggtgggaagaccattatccggctgccaaattatcaatacacggattggaaaatatccgttacaaatacggataatcttacgttaatatttactattaacaaataaatttggtccaaaaaattaatcaatcaatcgatcatttgaccaaatccaaatccgaatccgaagccgaagccgaagccgaagccgaagccgtagccgtagccgtagccgtagccgtagccgaagccgagccgagcgagcgaacgacgacgacggcgcgaggcttgctttcttcttaactctttaagagctacaagaagagcaattatatatatacccaccaaaaatgtcttccacttccaatatgggacaatgtctcattgttaagaggggaaaacttaaaattttactcaaaatttcattttccctctatttcccattcaccctcattttaagaatattatatcttaaaaataaaacctcaacactcccccacatgaatggggaatggctatatcacggaagtatgcatgaaaaactgtgtgatttacaagcaaggattaattgcatctggataagtaggtttccctttgaactttccgtagtaaacttatgtcggatatactcggtcaatcggtagatttgatatctttgaaccgtcgatctttggtgtatacctagacaaccataagtcacacaatcaacccttaaccgtctttggttctcattgttgtgttcgtttcagccatgaacaccgcctggtttcataagtgcgtagagaactagccttacaaagttctccttgaagcggctcacacttcacacttaaataggtgattcctaaacgtgtcatcctgtagatacactatttgatataccccgtatcaaatttaaaaatcattaaaaagccttaatgctttatccttggtactgatcattgtctcatcacgagaatggactaaaattttatttgacaatgttgaaccgtcattaatgactttgtttgatctctttgaacctagatcttgggatctccagtcttctaggtagagttaccgccacaatgacttgttctcggccatagccccattccccttgatgatttctcaactacctctctagttaggccttttgtaagtggatccgacacattatcacttgactttacatagtcaattgtgataattcctctagagagtaattgcctaacggttttatgtcttcgtcgtatatgacgagatttaccgttatacatgacgctcccagcccttccaattgccgcttgactatcacaatgtatgcatattggtgccaacggtttgggccaaaatggaatgtcttccaagaaatttcggagccattcagcttcttcaccggctttatctaaggctatgaattcagcctccattgtagagcgggcaatacatgtttgtttggacgacttccaagataccgctcctccaccaatagtgaatacatatccactcgtggacttagaatcagttgaaccggtgatccaatttgcatcacagtatccctcaatcaccacagggaaattactgtagtgcaattcaaagttctgggtatgttctaaatatcccaaaactcgtttcattgccatccaatgagattggcctggattgctcgtatatcgactcagtttacttatagcacaagctatgtatggtcgtgtacaattcatgatatacattaagcatcccaatacacgagcataatccaattgtgatatgctttggcctttgttctttgctaatgcaagattcacgtcaattggagtctttgcaactttaaagcccaagtgcttgaatttttcaagtactgtcttaatataatgagattgtgacaatgccagaccttgaggagtcttattgatcttaattcccagaattaaatcagcaactcccaagtctttcatatcaaacttgctattgagcatacgcttagtagcatttatgttggcaatgtcattactcattatcaacatatcatccacatataggcaaataatgactatgtgatttggaacatttttaatgtacacgcatttatcacattcatttatcttaaaaccatttgacaacattgtttggtcaaatttcgcatgccattgtttgggtgcttgttttagtccgtaaagagacttaacaagtctacataccttcttttctttacctggaaccacaaacccttcaggttgttccatgtaaatttcttcctccaactctccatttaagaaggccgtcttaacatccatttgatgaatttcaagaccatacactgcagctaatgctactaacatccgtatggacgtaattcttgtaactggagagtatgtatcacagtagtctagaccttctcgttgtctataccctttgactacgagccttgccttgaatttatcaatagtgccatcatctttgatttttctcttaaaaatccatttagaacccaaaggtttatttccaggaggaagatcaaccaattcccatgtatggttgttcaatatggattgtatttcactattgactgcctctttccaaaacaatgattccgaagaagtcatagcttctttaaatgtttgaggctcattctccaataagaaagtcacaaaatctggtccaaataaagtagacgttctttgacgtttactacgtcttggattctcctgattacatgtactttcttttgtttcttcccgaggtagtttagatccttcaccaaacgactcacattcctttttatacggatatatattttcaaaaaactcagcattatctgattctataaccgtattattatgaatgtcgggattttctgatttatgaaccagaaatcgatatgctttactatttgtcgcatatcctatgaaaacacaatcaacggttttcggtcctatctttacccttttgggtttaggaacttgcacttttgccaaacacccccacactttaaaataattcaagttggacttccttcctttccatttttttatatggaatggattgtgttttgctatggggcactcgatttaatattcgattagccgtaagaatggcttcccccacaagttctgtggcaaaccagaacttatcaacaacgcattcatcatctcctttaatgtgcgattctttctttccgcaatcccattagattggggcgtgtaaggggctgttgtttgatgaataattccatattctaaacatatttcttcaaaaggagattcatattcaccacccctatcacttcttatcattttttactttcttgttaagttgcgtttcaacttcatttttgtattgcctgaatgcgtctattgcttcatctttactattcagtaagtaaacatagcaatatcgagtaccatcgtcaataaaagttatgaaatacttctttccaccgcgagatggtattgacttcatgtcacaaatatctgtgtgaattaattctaaaggatttgaattcctttcaactgacttataaggatgtttaacatacttacattccacacatatttgacattttaatttttcgcattcaaacttgggcagtacttccaagttaatcattttccgcaaggttttataattgacatgacccaaacgtacatgccataaattatttgactcaagtaagtaagaagaagctgaaatattattattattttcaacaaccattacatttagattgaaaaggccctcggtgaggtaaccttttcccacaaatattccattcttactaattacaaccttgttggatacaaaaacgcacttaaaaccgtgcttaacaagaagtccagtagagactaaattctttctcatttcgggaacatgaaggacattgttcaaagtcatgaccttgccagaagtcatttttagaaataccttcccatatccttcaacttttgctgttgaagcatttcccatataaactgtctctccgggttcagcaagagcataggtagcaaaagcctctctaactgtacaaacatggcgagtggctcctgaatcaaaccaccacagtttaggatttcccaccaagttatattcagagagcatggcacacaagttatcaacatcatcatggtttactaccatgtttgcttgaccccttttcttgtctttcttcggagcacgacactccgtagatttgtgtccggttttcccacagttgtagcagtttccactgaaccgcttcttgcttgggttgtatttcggaccagaagccttcttcctcttttttgttagcttcaacaatatttgctcccattattgttgaatttccacggcctctcctttcagcaactttattgtcctcttcaattctcaaccgaacaatgagatcttcaagggacatttcctttcgtttgtgttttaaataatttttgaagtccttccacaacggaggcaacttctcaatcattgctgctacttggaatgcttcgttgattacaagaccttcagcaagtagatcatgaataatcacttgcaattcctggacttgagtaataacagacttgctatctatcattttgtagtccagaaattttgcggcaacgaatttcttcatcccggcatcttcagtcttatatttcttttcaagcgcattccacaattctttggatgtctccatgctactgtatacattatacagattatcatccagtccgctaagaatataattcttgcataaaaaatcagaatgcttccacgcttcaatcacgagaaagcgttcattatctggagttttatccggcagatcaggaacatcttccttgatgaacttctgtagacataacgtagttaagtagaagaacatcttctgctgccagcgtttgaaatcaatcccggaaaagtttccgggtttttctgccggtgccaacgccggtgttcggcttgtcattgcgttggcagtcgccatcggaacagcttggttttcgttttcagtcatcatcttttctgtaaaagaatgacacaaacaaacgtttaatacacgttttcaaactggagtaaaaatcacgtagattttaatatccaacaaaacgccacgaaggcttaactctccaaaacgggagtacacaaaccacaaaggttttagtttgcagaataataagaataacacaagtacagaaataaatattaaattccttaagattgttattcccggtcaatattgctgtatttgtaaatattaattctgcaaaatataagttaacataatgaaacaataataataaattcgagcccactgaattcacagtgtttccttaaggaatttaatcccctcctagtacccaaggtaatggattatttcctcccaggatagaacgaataacacactggtgtagcggtacttcaaaccccagtgtttcggcgaacacaaagttcggtagcaaatcacacttacagttgctttgtttgaagttaaaacaatgcagaacgaaggagtagaaactcagaaaatcgtatggaaatgctgagaggaaggagtgcaatgtatagccaatttgttgagcaaattgtatgttgagttttgtatctttcttcaacatttgctgctcatatatatagcagccaagaaggagtgcaagaccaaacgtccacccttcatggtggagcaagcattacatgtttgtggagcaagcacttcatggtgggaagaccattatccggctgccaaattatcaatacacggattggaaaatatccgttacaaatacggataatcttacgttaatatttactattaacaaataaatttggtccaaaaaattaatcaatcaatcgatcatttgaccaaatccaaatccaaatccgaatccgaatccgaagccgaagccgaagccgaagccgaagccgaagccgtagccgtagccgtagccgtagccgtagccgaagccgaagccgaagccgtagccgaagccgagccgagcgagcgagcgacgacgacggcgcgaggcttactttcttcttaactctttaagagctacaagaagagcaattatatatatacccaccaaaaatatcttccacttccaatatgggacaatgtctcattgttaagagggggaaacttaaaattttactcaaaattttatttttcctccatttcccattcaccctcattttaagaatattacatcttaaaaataaaacctcaacaatcccccacatgaatggagaATGGCTATATCACAATTATGCGGAGAACAAGGGGAGACCTTGTTGATGGCAATTCAAGTAGAGAAGGAAACCGAGCGAGACGTTTGGTATTTAGACACAGGCTGCATTAATCACATGACTATAAGTAAGTCTTGCTTTTCTTACTTAAATGAAGGCTTCCGTTCTAAAGTTAGTTTTGGTGATTGTTCTACTGTGGATGCAACGGGAAAAGGTGACATCAAGATTAAAACCAAGAATGATTTTGGGAAAACAATATCTAATGTGTTATATGTTCCTGACTTGAAAAGCAACTTACTAAGTGTTGGTCAGTTGCAAGAGAAAGGTTATGTCATCACTATTAAAAAGGGTGAATGTGAAATTTATGACCCTGTGAGGGAGCTATTGCAATAATTCATATGAGTTCCAACAGATTATTTCCTATAAAGATTGATAGTATTAAATCTTGTTTGATGACGGAAGTGAAGGATCCCTCATGGTTGTGGCATTTTCGTTATGGTCATTTGAGTTTTGGAGGATTGAAGACACTTCAACAGAAGAACATGGTCACATGTCTTCCTCAAATTACTGTTGTTTCTCAAATTTGTGAAGAATGTGTTGTTAGCAAACAACATCGATCTCAATTTCCAAAAGGCAAATCATGGCGAGCAAACCATGTTTTGGAGTTGGTGCACTCTGACATATATGTGCCAGTAAGACCAATCTCTAATGGAGGCAAAaggtattttattactttcattgACGATTAATCTAGGAAGACTTGGGTGTATTTTCTGCATGAAAAAATAGAGGCTTTTATTGTATTTAAAAGGTTCAAATATCATGTGGAGAATGAGACATGAAAGACCATTAAGATCTTCCGAACAAATCGCGGAGGCGAATATTGCTCTAAGGCATTTGAAGAATTTTGTGGGACTCATGGCATTCGAAAAGAGCTCACAACGGCGTATACACCGCAACAAAATAGTGTATCGGAGAGGAAGAATAGAACCATTCTCAACATGGTTCGAAGCTTGCTAGCTCGAGGAAAAGTTCCAAAGACATTCTGGCCAGAAGTAGTAAATTGGAGTATTCATATTTTGAATATAAGTCCAACATTTGTTATTCAAAACATGACTCCAAAGGAGGCTTGGAGTGGAAGGAAACCTGCTGTAGatcattttaaaatttttggttGCATTGGCTATGCACATGTCCCAGACGAGAAGAGGAACAAGCTTGATGACAAATGCGAGAAGTGTGTCTTTCTTGGTGTTAGCGAGGCATCCAAGGTGTACAAGTTGTTCAATCTATTGACAAAGAAGGTTGTCACCAGCAgagatgttatttttgatgaagaAAACTCTTAGGATTGGAATACGCAGCAGTCTATTCCAATCTTAATTGATAATGAAGTCGAAGAAGCAGCAGCAATAcccgaaaattttgaaaattctaCTCCAGCAGCTGCCAGCTGCTGAAATTTCACCCTCAGCTTTGGAAGAAATTGATGCACCAGATGAGTCTCTTCGTTGTGCTCGCAAAAGGCCTGCGTGGATGATGGATTATGAGGTAAcaataattgatgtaaatgaatatgatTTTTCCTACTTTTACATTATTTGCAGATAGTGATCCTACAACTTTTGAAAATGTTGTCAAAGAGGAAAAATGGAGGAAAGCTATGGATGACGAAATTGATGCTATTGAAAGAAATGACACCTGTGAGCTATCAGATCTTCCAAAAGGTCACAAAACTATTGGTGTGAAGTGGGTATTCAAGACAAAGCTGAAAGAAGATGGTGAAGTTGACAAGTATAAGGCACGATTATTGGCTAAAGGATACAAACAAGAATATGGAATTAATTATAGAGAAGTATTTGCTCCGGTTGCGAGACATGATACAATCATATTGGTGATTGCATTAGCGGCATAGAATTCTTGGTCTATTTTTCAATTAGATGTCAAATCGGCATTTTTGTACAGGCATTTGGAAGAACATGTATTTGTAGAGCAACCTCCTGGTTATATAAAAATTGGAAATGAGCATAAGGTGTATAAGTTGAAAAAGGTTCTTTACGAACTAAAATGTCCGATTTCAAGAAGTCTATGATGGATGAGTTTGAAATGTCCGATCTTGATAAGATGCATTACTTTCTTGGATTAGAAGTAGTACAATCTGATGATGGAATATTTGTTTCCCAAAAGAAGTATGTGCGAGAAATTTTGGATAGGTTCAAGATGCAAAATTGCAATCCCGCCAACACTCTAGTTGAGTTTGGCTTGAAGCTATGGAAAGCTGGAAGCGGAAAGAAGGTGGATATCACATTCTACAAGTAAATTGTTGGTAGTTTGATGTATCTTACTGCTACAAGGCCCGACATCATGTATGTTGTAAGTCTCATAAGCAGATACATGGAGAGCCCAACTGAAATTCACCTGCTAGCTGCTAAGAGAATCCTTCGCTACTTACAGGGAACTaatgattttgttttgttctaCAAAGAGAGTGAAAAATTTGGTTTGATTAGTTTTACTGATAGTGATTATGCAGGAGATCAAGACGACAGAAGGAGCACTTCAGGTTATGTTTTTATGTTAGGTACATGGGCTATTTCGTGGTTTTCTAAGAAGCAATCAATTGTCACTTTGTCAAGTACCAAAGCTGAATTTATAGCTGCTACAACTTGTGATTGTCAAGCTGTCTGGTTAAGGAGAGTTCTTGAAGAACTGAAATTCAAACAAGAAAAAGCAACTACAATTTTCTGTGACAAAAACTCTGCCATCAAGTTGTCAAAGAATCTGATGCTACATGGAAGAAGCAAGCACATTGGCGTGAAGTACTATTTCTTGCTAGATCTCAACAATGAAGGAACAATAGAGCTAAGATATTGCCGGAGTGAAGACCAGTTGGCGGATATTTTTACTAAACCTCTTAAgttactttctttccaaaatttgaGAAGATTACTGGTACTTTGCACCATGAAAGAACTCAAAAAATTGAAGATAAACTGAAGCTTGAAAGTTTTTTTTGGTCAATCGACGAAATGACTTTATATTAAAAACATGTTACATTACAAGGAGCGTTGACATGATTGTTCCCTAGATTACAAAAAGAGCATGTAGGGAAGTTGCCTTGCTGAGGTCTATCATGTTCTACATTAATACATTCATTAGATGGATCATCTAAACAAAACGTAAGAGGGACATTCTGGGCCAAAGTAGAGGTTTTCCTTGAGTAGACAGTGCCTTGTTGGTCCGCACTCAATTCTTGTTCCAAAGAAGTTGGCGGCTCCAGTAGTAGATGCATAGTTGCTCCTAAGTTCATATATGCTCCATGTTTTGCTAAGCTATCAGCTACGCTGTTCTGCTCCCTGTATATATGAATGATGTGAGGGCTGTCCAGCTTCCGTAGCAAGAATCTGCATTCAGACAGTAGTGATGAGTGGTGCATGTTATTgttttttaacataaaaattacCTCATTGGAGTCGACATTGATTTCCAGTGGTAATAGTTTATGTTGCCAGGCAATGTGTAAGCCTTGGAGTAAGGCGCAAAGTTCCATTTTAGTAGGGTCTCATGTGGGTCTGCTTCCAGTAAATCCTAGTATCCAATTGTCGGTGGAGTTCCTTAATACCCCCCGATCCCATATCCAGGTGATGTTGCATTTGAGGAACCGTCTGTATTCAATTTAAATGTGCCGGCAGGAGGTGGTTCCCATTTGATGTAGAGATTCTTTATTTGAGTAcgtagattttgttgttggatgAGATAGTGATATTCATTGGCAGGAGATAATAATTGTTGAAGCGAGTGTTGTACGTTAAtatgtgtaatgacccggccagtcgttttaaaagttgtagccctgtatccctatttactgctcattctgtactttataaCTGATATATGACTTGCTAGAGTAATTGGGttaggtccggtgaggttttggaatgaattggaacgcTTAGCTCCATgttttaaagcttaagttcaaatagtgatcggatgtcgacttatgtaaaaatgaccccggaatagaattttaataattccaacagctccgtatggtaattttggacttagaagcgtgttcggaattttatttggaagaccgtagttaaattaggcttgaaatggctaaaataggaaatttaagtttggaagtttgatcggggagttgactttttgatatcggggtcggaatccagctCTGAAAACTTTCataactctgttatgtcatttatgacttgtggacaaaatctgaggtcaatcgaacttgatttgataggtttcgacatcaaatgtagaagttggaaattcttaagtttcattaagcttgaattggggtgtgatttgtgatttttagcgttgtttgatgtgatttgaggtttcaaataagtttgtataatatttttggacttgttggtgtattttgttgaggttccgagggcctcgggtgagtttcggatggttatgGGATCAAAAGTTAAACTTAAGCAGCTGCAATATTTTATGCAAGAAATTCGAGTGCAGAAATCGAAGGCCGGGGACTgaggccgaggatcgaaggccgaagatcgaggcccaggatcgaatGTCGAGGCccgaggcccaggatcgaaggccgaagatcgaggcccaggatcgaaggCCGAAGAtcaaggcccaggatcgagggcagCCTCGACAGAACTGTAAGTTATAAAGTAGGGGACTTcgtcccttttttatttttgacaaattggagcttggggaaaggcgatttttgggagatttttttagagaaaatatcgggataagtattcttaactcaattttggttagactacctgaatccatcattgttttcaccatttaattagtgttttgaaaatgaaatttgggaaaagtttagaaatctcttagaaacaaaattttgagatttcggtgtcgattcaaagtcggatttgagtgaaactagtatggttggactcgtaattgaatgagttatcggattttgtgagtttcgccggattccgagacattggccccacgggcgattttttttagctaatttcgaattttattgaaaaatgcagtagtttcttatgaaattgattcctataatttttgttgattgtatcgcattattttggctagattcgagccattcagagttggataattgaggaaaaggcctactagtggattaaattgaagcaagtcgaggtaagtgacttgtctaaccttgtgtgggggaaattttccctaggattggtattgatgtgataattgtaatgtgttgaTAGTTGTATGTACAAGGTGaagagtgtgtacacgggctaaatgtgaaagattatgttttcaAATTGTGTAAgagcactgttgcatattaataaaattattttattctattatattcatcatcattaatatagTTTTGTACTTTAAATTTGCCTCACATGTTCCTGCTaagtgttttacctgtttagctgaaacttggtttcttttattctgtgcattatttgaaggtggaatttctttaatttaaatattattaatatgaagtatttgatattttaaatttggaacTGAGGTAGcgtattaaaaatatttaaatattatttttattgagttatttattcccgaatattttgtgagattgtgatatattgtgatattgatacgcatgtggtggtataaggtctgggtgttgaaatgcatgcggtgagataagggtggcttgatacgcgtggctagtaggggaactactataagtcatgcggtgtgataagggtggctaaaacgcgggatgctatttcgaaaaaaatattttctttaaaataaattgtgaaggctcccgcggtgatataatgaaatgagatattgtgaatttatttatgatttgggactacgaggcggtacct is from Nicotiana tabacum cultivar K326 chromosome 18, ASM71507v2, whole genome shotgun sequence and encodes:
- the LOC142172417 gene encoding uncharacterized protein LOC142172417, which gives rise to MTSESNFVQVAIPCFDGHYDNWSMLMENFLRSKEYWPIVEEGIKAPTAIERPILETIHCKETSKDIWDSMKKKYQGSTRVKRAQLQALRRDFETLQMKDGGFVTNYYARTMEIWNKMRFHGDNMGDAIIVEKILCSLTPKYDYVVCSIEESKDIDVLSLDELQSSLLVHEQKMNRSSTSDEQALKVSTFISSSNSRGRGGGRGRGRGRGDRGGRDSSRNFKANNDQSQGKGRGFRSKVSFGDCSTVDATGKGDIKIKTKNDFGKTISNVLYVPDLKSNLLSVGQLQEKGYVITIKKGECEIYDPVRELLQ